The sequence CGTCCCGGGCGGCCACGAGGAGTGTCTCGTGGGCGAAGAGATAGCCGCGGCTGGTCGTGTAGAGCGTCACGTCGGCCTCGCCGGAACTGCCGAGACCGCCGCCCCGCAGCCGCAGGATGCGGCCGAACACGCTCCCGAGTCTCTGCCGCAGCAAGTAGCCCGTCTCGCCCGTCAGTTCGCGCAGGTCCTCGACGGAGAGGGTGCCACGGGCGGCGGTGAGCAGGCCGACCACGTCACGCTCCAACCGGTCGCCGGCCAAGGCCTGCTGCAGGTCGAACTTCGCCTCGTGCTCGGTGTGGCGGGCCGCTTCGGAGGGGGCCAGTTCCACGACCTGGCAGTGGCGCAGCGGGTGCCCGCCCGGGACGTCCGGCGGGACGCCGGGGCTCGGGCGGCTGGTCACCAGGACGCGGACGTTCGACGGGAGACGTTCCGGCAGCAGGGAGGCGATGCTGGTGCCTGCGCCACCGGGCATCCGGGACTGGTCCTCGTCGAGGCCGTCCACGACCAGCAGCAGCGTGCCGCCGTCCTCGGCGACCCGTTCCGCGGCCTCCCGCAGCAGCAGTCGGCGTTCGCCGTCGCGGGCGGCCGGGGAGCCCGCGACGGCCGGCTCGCGTCCCGCGATCGCCGCGAGCTGTTCGACGACGGCCGCCGTGTACGCGTCGCTGTCGGACTGTCCGGCGTATCGGGCGGTGATGAAGAACCACACCGGCACGACCCCACGCGGCGGACGCAGCGCGAACCAGGCCGCCAGCGCTGTCTTGCCCGTCCACGGACGGCCCTGCAGCCAGAGGTACGGCTCCGGCCCGCCGCAGAAGGAGACCAGGCCCGCCAGTTCGGATTCCCGCCGGTCGAGCAGCCCGGGGGCGATGTCGGTGAGCTGGGCCCGGTACGCCTCCTGGACGAGGTCGAGGGCGGCGGCCGGCCCGGTGGAGGGCAGCGTCACGAGGTCGTGGCCCAACAGGCTCTCCAAGCGGGCCCGTTCGGGCGCGCTCAGCCCGTCCGCCCACCGGTCGACACGCCCCGCCGCGATCCGTCCCGGCCCCTCCCTGCGGTGATGGCGGCTGACGACACCGACCAGGTGCGCGCCGCTGAACACGGCCGCGCCCGACATGCCCTCCCAGGCGTCCCGCGCGGGGTCCGGGTCCTCGGCGGGCGGCGCGGTGATCCGCAGGTCCAGGGTGCCCTCGCGCCGGTTGGCGAGCACCGCGCAACTGGCGTCCATGTGCTCGGCGTCCCGGAAGCGCCTGCCGGCCGCGTCGGTACGCAGTTTGAAGCGGGGGAATCCCATCGCCGTGCAGCTCAGCACCGTGTCCTGCTCGTCGATCCTGCCGAGGGGAACGGGCGGGACATCCTCAGCGGCGGTCTCCGGCAACGTGAGAACGGCGACGTCGACGGCGTCGTTCGACCAGGCCAACGCGGCGTCGACGACTCGCTCCCCGGGCCGGCCCGCCTGGAAGCGGACACGGATGCCGTCGGCGCCCGCGACGACGTGCGCGGCGGTGAGAACCGTGCCCGACGCCACGAGGTACCCGGAACCGCGCCGCCCACTGCCCCCGCCCGCCGGCATGCTGACGATGATCTCCGCGGTACGCTCCGGCCGCATCCCGCGCTCAGATCTCGTCGTCAACCTCGTCACCCGTGATCAGCGCCGTCTCCGCCGGACCCCCGCCCGGCGGCACGAGCTTGGGAACGAGCGTGAGCGTGATCCGCTGCGTCTCGGCGTGCCCGTACTTGCCGCTCGCCCCGGCGTCGACGACCCACAGCCGTACCTTCGCGTCGCCGCCGCCCTCCCGGGTGACGGCGACGGACGCCTCGACCTCCACGGGTCCCAGTTCGAAGCGGAGCATCCTGCCGTCGCCGTCCGCCAGGGCCGAGGTGAGCTGCTCACGCAACTCCCGGATCATGTCGGCCAGTTCGATCACGCGTCCCCCTGGTACGGCTTGTACGGCGGTGCTCAGATGTTACAAGGCGGCGCGGCGACGACACCGCGGCTCGCGGGGTCGGCGCCGCGCGGCTGTACCCGGAGACGGTACGGGCACGGGCAGAGGCTCGGGCGGACCAACGGAAAGGCCCGGAGGGCCTCTTGGCCGTACTGACGGGAGATCAGTCGCGTGATCAGGTCGATTCGCGCACCACGAGTTCGTTCGGCATGATCACCGGGTCCGTGGGGCCGCCGTCTATCAGGCTGAGGAGCAGGTGGACGGCCGCGGTCGCCTGGTCCGCCATCGGGCTGCGTACCGAGGTGAGCGCGGGGCTCGTGTAGGACGCGGCCTCGATGTCGTCGAAGCCGATCACCGCCACGTCCTCGGGAACGCGTCGGCCCGCCTTCTGGAGGGTGCGCAGGGCTCCGATCGCCATCAGGTCGTTGGACGCGAACACCGCGTCGAGGTCGGGATCGTCCTCCAGGAGCTGGCGCATGGCTTCGGCGCCGGAGACTCTCGTGAAGTCGCCCAGTGCCACGATCGAGCGACGGCCGGTGTCCCGCAGCGCCTGCCGGTAGCCGTCGAGGCGCTCACGCGCCTCGTAGAGTTCGAGCGGCCCGGTGATGGTGGCGATCCGCCGCCGGCCGCGCTCCAGAAGGTGGCGTACCGCCAGTGCCGCTCCACCCGCGTTGTCCAGCGCCACGTACGGGACGTCCTGTGCGGAGGTGCGGTTGAAGGACACGACGGGCAGACCCTGCCGGGCGAGCGCGGCCGGCAGCGAGTCCGTGCCGTGCAGGGCGACCAGGAGCACACCGTCCACGTGCCCGCCGGCGATGTACTCCACCACGCGGGTCCGGCTCTGGTCCGATTCCGCGAGCATGAGCACGAGCCGTTTGCCCGCCTTCTCCAGCTCTCTGCTGACGGCGCGGACCACCGCGGAGAAGAGGGGGTCGTCGGAGACGACTCCCTGCGGCGGGTCGGAGACCACCACGGCGAGGGTGTCCGTGCGTCGGGTGACGAGGTTGCGGGCCGCCCCGTTGGGCACGTAACCCAGTTCGTGCACCGCCTGCATGACGACGTCCCGGATCTCAGGGGCGACCGTCGTCTCGCCGTTGATGACGCGGGAGACGCTCGATTTGGACACGCCCGCCCGCGCGGCGACCACTTCCAGAGTGGGCCGTTTCATACCTGTCCGTCCCCTGTGCCGCCGCCCGGGTTCGTGCGCGGGGCGGGTTTTCTCATCAGGGCGACCTCCGGCTCAGCGTCATGACGTTGTGAGCAGAGTATCCGCAGGCCGGGGCGTCATGAGCATGCCGAAGAGCCT is a genomic window of Streptomyces sp. NBC_00414 containing:
- a CDS encoding LacI family DNA-binding transcriptional regulator; the protein is MKRPTLEVVAARAGVSKSSVSRVINGETTVAPEIRDVVMQAVHELGYVPNGAARNLVTRRTDTLAVVVSDPPQGVVSDDPLFSAVVRAVSRELEKAGKRLVLMLAESDQSRTRVVEYIAGGHVDGVLLVALHGTDSLPAALARQGLPVVSFNRTSAQDVPYVALDNAGGAALAVRHLLERGRRRIATITGPLELYEARERLDGYRQALRDTGRRSIVALGDFTRVSGAEAMRQLLEDDPDLDAVFASNDLMAIGALRTLQKAGRRVPEDVAVIGFDDIEAASYTSPALTSVRSPMADQATAAVHLLLSLIDGGPTDPVIMPNELVVREST
- a CDS encoding trypco2 family protein — encoded protein: MIELADMIRELREQLTSALADGDGRMLRFELGPVEVEASVAVTREGGGDAKVRLWVVDAGASGKYGHAETQRITLTLVPKLVPPGGGPAETALITGDEVDDEI